Proteins encoded by one window of Gouania willdenowi chromosome 4, fGouWil2.1, whole genome shotgun sequence:
- the serpinb1 gene encoding leukocyte elastase inhibitor produces MLVGLFGFRAAFRAFILCSSAFHLLYRPLRVSATAPEVRKPGSRPPAVMASISTSNTCFSLDLFRTLSQTKPSGNIFVSPLSISSALAMVYLGARGDTAEQIARALSFSAGGDVHADFQKLNADINSPSASYILKLANRLYGEQSSDFLSGFLDSTQKFYQADLKEVDFIGSAEQSRLEINQWVEQQTEEKIKDLLKPGTVSSMTRLALVNAIYFKGNWKHRFDPSNTKEMPFKVSQNEAVPVQMMYQMKKLPYNYIPDHDLQILELPYVDDELSMLILLPGEPEDGSDALLKLEAELTQERLDDWTNRDNMDVHSEVLVHLPRFKLEDEYELNEALGKLGMSDVFSSKADLSAMNGEGGLFLSTVAHKAFVEVNEEGTEAAAATAGMVAFCMLREEHFTADRPFIFFIRHNKTKAVLFLGRFSQPQ; encoded by the exons ATGCTTGTTGGACTTTTTGGCTTCAGAGCAGCTTTCAGAGCTTTTATCCTCTGCTCCTCTGCCTTTCATCTCCTTTACCGGCCTCTGCGCGTGTCAGCCACAGCCCCGGAAGTACGGAAACCTG GTTCTCGTCCTCCTGCAGTAATGGCCTCCATCAGCACCTCCAACACCTGCTTCTCTCTGGATCTTTTTCGAACTCTGAGTCAAACCAAACCTTCCGGAAACATCTTTGTGTCTCCTCTGAGCATAAGCTCCGCCCTCGCCATGGTTTACCTGGGCGCCCGAGGAGACACGGCAGAGCAGATAGCACgg GCGCTCTCTTTCAGCGCTGGCGGTGACGTCCACGCAGACTTCCAGAAGCTTAACGCAGACATCAACTCTCCGTCTGCGTCGTACATCCTGAAACTGGCCAATCGTCTGTACGGAGAGCAGAGCTCTGACTTCCTGTCG GGTTTCCTGGACTCCACTCAGAAGTTCTACCAGGCCGACCTGAAGGAGGTGGACTTCATAGGCTCAGCTGAGCAGAGTCGACTGGAGATCAACCAGTGGGTGGAGCAACAGACGGAGG AGAAGATTAAAGATCTTCTGAAACCAGGAACCGTCAGCTCCATGACTCGACTGGCTCTGGTCAACGCCATTTACTTCAAAGGAAACTGGAAACATCGTTTTGACCCGAGCAACACCAAAGAGATGCCCTTCAAAGTGTCACAG AACGAGGCGGTTCCAGTCCAGATGATGTACCAGATGAAGAAACTTCCCTACAACTACATCCCAGATCACGACCTGCAGATCCTGGAGCTTCCCTACGTGGACGACGAGCTCAGCATGTTGATCCTGTTACCTGGAGAACCTGAGGACGGATCAGACGCTCTGCTAAAG TTGGAGGCGGAGCTTACACAGGAGAGACTAGATGATTGGACAAACAGAGACAACATGGACGTCCACTCAGAGGTCCTGGTCCACCTGCCCAGGTTTAAACTGGAGGACGAGTACGAGCTGAACGAGGCTCTGGGTAAACTGGGAATGAGCGACGTGTTCAGCTCTAAGGCTGACCTGTCGGCCATGAACGGGGAGGGGGGGCTCTTCCTCTCCACCGTGGCCCACAAGGCCTTTGTGGAGGTGAACGAGGAGGGCACGGAGGCCGCGGCCGCCACCGCCGGCATGGTGGCGTTCTGCATGCTGAGGGAGGAGCACTTCACTGCCGACCGGCCCTTCATCTTCTTCATCAGGCACAACAAGACCAAGGCCGTCCTCTTCCTCGGACGCTTCTCACAGCCTCAGTAG